The Inediibacterium massiliense genome includes the window TGTAGAATTTTAATAGAAGAATATAATGGAGAAGTTCCATCAAGTAGAGAAGAACTTATGAAACTTCCTGGAGTAGGAAGAAAAACAGCAAATGTAGTCATGAGCAATGCTTTTTCAAAGCCTGCTATTGCAGTAGATACTCATGTATTTAGAGTGTCAAATCGAATAGGTCTCGCCAGTAGTAATAATGTAGAGGAAACAGAACAGCAGCTTATGAAAAATATAGAAAAAGAGAAATGGTCTGATGCACATCACTGGCTCATTTATCATGGAAGAAGAGTATGTAAGGCAAGAAAGCCTTTATGTGAGGAATGTTCTCTTTGTGAGGAATGTTTATATTATAAAGAAATGATAAAATGAGAGAAAGACTCTTAAAATAGGTTCTTAGTTGCAAAAAACTTCAGCATATGTGTTATCATTGATCCACACAATTTGCTGAAGTTTTTTATTATAGACTCGTGTTTTCTTGATGACTTAGTTTTGTCCAGTTTATATAGCCATATGCAGAGT containing:
- the nth gene encoding endonuclease III; its protein translation is MKKKSLTKKEIHTVLNKLYQMYPEAVCELVFQSPFELLISTILSAQCTDVRVNKVTKELYKKYNTPQAFITLTEEELGEKIRSCGFYRTKSKNILATCRILIEEYNGEVPSSREELMKLPGVGRKTANVVMSNAFSKPAIAVDTHVFRVSNRIGLASSNNVEETEQQLMKNIEKEKWSDAHHWLIYHGRRVCKARKPLCEECSLCEECLYYKEMIK